A section of the Bacillus sp. HSf4 genome encodes:
- the leuD gene encoding 3-isopropylmalate dehydratase small subunit, translating into MEPLKTHIGIAAVLNRINVDTDQIIPKQFLKRIERTGYGRFAFFDWRYLESGEPNPEFELNQPEYKGASILIAGENFGCGSSREHAPWALGDYGFKIIIAPSFADIFHQNCFKNGMLPIRLPYETWKGLAEQYENQSLNMTVDLEKQTITDHRGKQITFEVDPHWREMLLNGHDEISLTLLLEEEIEQFEKQRSSWLQA; encoded by the coding sequence GTGGAGCCTTTAAAGACGCATATCGGAATAGCGGCGGTATTAAACAGAATTAATGTAGATACAGACCAGATCATTCCGAAGCAATTTTTAAAACGGATTGAAAGAACCGGGTACGGCCGCTTTGCATTCTTTGATTGGAGATACCTGGAAAGCGGTGAGCCAAACCCTGAATTTGAACTCAATCAGCCCGAATATAAGGGAGCATCGATTCTCATCGCCGGTGAAAACTTCGGCTGCGGTTCATCACGGGAGCATGCGCCATGGGCGCTTGGTGACTATGGATTTAAAATCATCATCGCGCCGTCATTCGCCGATATTTTTCATCAAAACTGTTTTAAAAACGGAATGCTGCCGATCCGCCTTCCTTATGAGACGTGGAAAGGGCTTGCGGAACAGTACGAAAACCAGTCTTTGAACATGACCGTCGATCTTGAAAAACAGACGATTACAGATCACAGAGGAAAGCAGATCACCTTTGAAGTCGATCCGCATTGGCGGGAGATGCTGCTGAACGGGCATGATGAAATTTCATTAACATTGCTCCTCGAAGAAGAAATCGAACAATTTGAGAAGCAAAGAAGCTCCTGGCTTCAAGCATAA
- the leuC gene encoding 3-isopropylmalate dehydratase large subunit, protein MMPRTIIEKIWDQHVIKKGEGKPDLLYIDLHLIHEVTSPQAFEGLRQKNRKVRRPENTFATMDHNIPTVNRFEIKDEVAKRQVSALERNCEEFGIRLADLSSVDQGIVHVIGPELGLTLPGKTIVCGDSHTSTHGAFGALAFGIGTSEVEHVLSTQTLWQKKPKTLEIRVDGKLQKGVTAKDVILAIIGKYGVKFGAGYVIEYTGEVFRNMSMDERMTVCNMSIEAGARAGLIAPDETTFEYVKSKKYAPKGEEFEKAVAEWKSLRTDPGAQYDRSIVMDGNDISPMVTWGINPGMVLPVDAAIPGPEAFAQEDDQKEALRAYEYMGLEPHKKIEDITIEHVFIGSCTNSRMTDLRQAAEMIKGQKVAEGVRAIVVPGSQSVKIEAEQEGLHEIFIEAGFEWRESGCSMCLSMNNDVVPEGERCASTSNRNFEGRQGKGARTHLVSPAMAAMAAIHGRFVDVRKHYQETTAV, encoded by the coding sequence ATGATGCCTCGAACGATCATCGAAAAAATTTGGGATCAGCACGTCATTAAAAAAGGAGAAGGAAAGCCTGACCTTTTATATATCGACCTGCATTTGATACACGAGGTCACTTCGCCTCAGGCCTTTGAAGGCTTACGACAGAAAAATAGAAAAGTCAGAAGGCCCGAAAATACGTTCGCTACGATGGACCACAACATTCCGACTGTGAACCGGTTTGAGATTAAAGATGAAGTCGCAAAGCGGCAGGTCAGCGCACTTGAACGGAACTGCGAAGAGTTCGGGATCCGCTTAGCCGACCTGTCAAGCGTTGATCAGGGGATCGTTCATGTCATCGGTCCGGAGCTTGGATTAACACTGCCTGGCAAAACGATCGTCTGCGGAGACAGTCATACATCGACACACGGGGCATTCGGTGCACTCGCATTCGGGATCGGAACGAGCGAGGTTGAACATGTTCTGTCAACACAGACACTCTGGCAGAAAAAACCTAAAACGCTGGAAATCCGCGTGGACGGCAAGCTGCAAAAAGGTGTGACCGCCAAGGACGTCATTCTTGCCATCATCGGAAAATACGGAGTCAAATTCGGCGCAGGCTATGTGATTGAATATACCGGCGAAGTATTCCGAAACATGTCGATGGACGAACGGATGACCGTCTGCAACATGTCGATCGAAGCGGGGGCAAGGGCAGGGCTGATCGCACCTGATGAAACGACTTTTGAATATGTAAAATCGAAAAAATACGCACCAAAAGGCGAGGAATTTGAAAAGGCTGTCGCAGAATGGAAAAGTTTGAGAACCGATCCCGGCGCTCAATACGACCGCTCAATTGTAATGGACGGAAATGACATTTCACCGATGGTGACATGGGGAATCAATCCGGGGATGGTCCTCCCGGTTGATGCAGCGATTCCGGGACCTGAGGCATTCGCACAGGAAGACGATCAAAAAGAAGCGCTGCGCGCCTATGAATATATGGGTCTTGAACCTCATAAAAAAATTGAAGACATTACAATTGAACACGTCTTTATCGGCTCATGCACGAACTCGCGCATGACAGATCTCCGCCAGGCGGCCGAAATGATCAAAGGACAGAAAGTCGCAGAAGGCGTGAGAGCGATCGTCGTTCCGGGTTCGCAAAGCGTCAAAATCGAGGCGGAACAAGAAGGCCTTCACGAGATTTTTATCGAAGCGGGCTTTGAATGGAGAGAATCCGGATGCAGCATGTGCTTGAGCATGAACAACGATGTTGTACCTGAGGGTGAGCGCTGCGCTTCCACTTCCAACCGCAATTTTGAAGGAAGACAGGGCAAAGGAGCGAGAACCCATCTCGTCAGTCCGGCAATGGCGGCGATGGCCGCAATCCACGGTCGCTTTGTAGATGTCAGAAAACATTATCAAGAGACAACAGCTGTGTAA